The bacterium genome window below encodes:
- a CDS encoding GIY-YIG nuclease family protein, with the protein MKSPTSPRLITGCLEGISKRVFADYSAQIAELAGEQSGIYALYNRGKLYYVGLATDLRRRIKHHLEDKHARNWDTFSLYVVRREAHLRDLEAMTIRIAKPKGNGIKGGRLESLTPELKTLIDEWNLNRTSRILGLPADDKRKSSKRHATKARVPLREREFDTIVCAAHEEGFREVFLGKNCWYAIRISDAVIPKLKYIALYVTGEIKAVTHYGRIKAIDPWKSTGKCIVRLAGKPKPIGPIKWGAWVAIQSPRLTTFKKLKKASTLAGAF; encoded by the coding sequence GTGAAGTCACCGACGTCGCCAAGGCTCATCACTGGATGTCTGGAAGGAATCTCGAAGCGTGTGTTCGCGGACTACTCGGCCCAGATTGCCGAACTGGCAGGAGAGCAATCCGGCATCTACGCACTCTACAATAGAGGTAAGCTTTACTACGTTGGGCTGGCAACCGACCTCAGGCGGAGAATCAAGCATCACTTGGAGGACAAACACGCCCGCAACTGGGATACCTTCAGCCTCTATGTTGTGCGCAGGGAAGCGCACCTGAGGGACCTGGAGGCCATGACCATCCGCATTGCCAAACCAAAGGGCAACGGCATCAAGGGCGGCAGGCTCGAATCTCTGACGCCAGAACTGAAGACGTTGATAGACGAGTGGAACCTGAACAGGACAAGCCGAATCCTCGGGTTGCCGGCAGATGACAAGCGGAAGTCGAGCAAGCGACATGCGACCAAGGCGCGCGTTCCGCTGCGGGAACGAGAGTTCGATACCATCGTCTGCGCCGCACACGAAGAGGGATTCAGAGAAGTGTTCCTCGGCAAGAACTGCTGGTACGCGATTCGTATTTCGGACGCGGTGATCCCGAAGCTAAAGTACATCGCCCTGTACGTCACCGGCGAGATCAAGGCTGTCACGCACTACGGCCGCATCAAGGCCATCGACCCGTGGAAGAGCACCGGTAAGTGCATCGTCCGTCTCGCCGGCAAGCCCAAGCCAATCGGCCCCATCAAGTGGGGCGCGTGGGTGGCGATTCAATCGCCTCGGCTCACCACCTTCAAGAAGCTCAAGAAGGCCAGCACACTGGCGGGAGCCTTCTAG